DNA sequence from the Chryseobacterium turcicum genome:
TTAAATAAATCTTTTATTTCTTTATTAAAAACAAAGAGCCCGAAAGGTGATTTCTGATTGACATCAAAATTTTTTCGCCAGTCTACAACTTCCTTTTTATTAACTTCAAACAATGCTATAATCACCATGATAATGATGAAAATAAGAGCATATATTTTGAACGTTTTATTCATTTTAAGAAGTTTTAATTAAGGTTTAAATCCTTGAAACTGGTTTTTAAATTTACTGTAACTTTGCTCATCAATACTGAATTCACCATACCAAACGTAATCGAAAATATACGAAAGGTCATAAAATTGGTTTTTCAAATGTGCAGCTTTAAGCTCCGCAACGTAATCTTTATTTGTTTTTTCGGGATTCCAAATGATGAGTTTTTTATCACTTAATTTTTTAAGAATAAATAAGAACTGATATCGAACTGCAGAACGGTAATCTCCGCTATTTTCAAATTTTGCAATACTTTGGGGAAAATTGATTTCGTGAATATTTTCATGAAGTTCTTCTTCAAGAATCTCTACTTTTTTATTCTTTTTGCCAAAAAACAAACTTCCATTGGTACTAATTATATATTTAACGATGAAATAAAGTAAAAAACCAACCAATATAATAGCAAAAAGACGGATAACAACCCATGTAATTTGCGAAGAAGTCTCTAAACTGGTATCTCCGAAAATACTTTGCAATAGTCTAGCTAATTTTCTTTTAAGCTTGTCAAAAAATGATTCTTTAGGTTTTGAGGTGGTATAATCAAACTCCTTTCCCTTGTATCTTGAAGGTAGATTTTCTTTAAATTTCTTTGGAAAAACAGTATTTTCAGTTTGAGGATTAGCATTTAAAACAGAATCTGCAACGTACATATTTTTGTAATGAGAAGTCTCTACAGAATCTTCTACATACATTTCAGAAATATCATCATCTTCGTATTCCTGAGACTTAAAGGTCGCAAGATTTAGAAAAATCAATAAAAAAAATAGAAATTTATTCATTGATACCGATTGTTTCAATTTCTTCCAACTCTACTTTTTGATGAAAATCTCTTCTGCTGTCGTAATACATTAATCCTGAATTTACATAAAGCATATTCGACAAAAAGAAAGATACCAACATCGAAATTCCATACATTACAAACATCATGACTCCAAAACTTCCAGCGAATGGATTTTGCTCAAAATTGGCATCTGGCGCAGTCGTAGTAATTTTCAGCATAAAGAAAATCATTGGTATTGCCGTAAAAATAGTGGTAATCACATACAGAATAATTGAAATAACAACCGTAGAGCCCCAATATTTCCAGAATGGAGATTTTTCTCTTCCATTTGTATATGAAAATTGTGACCGAATAGAATAGCTTAAGCTTTCAAAAAAACCTCTTTTACTATTAAAATAATCATACATCAAAAATGTTATCACATTAAATAAAACCGGGTAAATAAGTAAGATGAGAAAAAATCCGATAACAATTAATATCATCGCATAAGAGATTCCCATTATAATAAATGAGAGCGGTGTCACAACGAAAATCATTCCCAGACAAAGCTTTCCTATTTTACCGGCATTTTTCTTAAAATCACCGAGAATATCATCCGTTTTTATTTTCAATTCTCCTTCTGCTAATCTTTTAAGATAAAAAACCGGGAAAAGATAATTGACAATCATCATGATTAAAAAAAGTAAGAAAGTAATCACTCCCATCACCGCAAACATTCCGATATTTTCTTCAAAATAAGATTCAAAATAATAGCTTTCTCCGCTCATATTTGACCCAAAAATCGGCATCAACAGTTCCCTGTAACCAAAAACAAATAGGGTAACCATCAAAATAAGCAAAAGCCCATTTAGCAAAATGTAGTTTTTGAAATAGTTTTTCCCATATAATTTGAAAAACGTAAAACTGTCACTGATAAATGTTCCGAAATCTCTTTTTTTATAAAATTGCATCATTGATAGTGTTTTTTACTCTTCGGTTAACAATATGTGGATAGATAAAATAATAAAAGCCGATAATTCCCAAACAACCAAAAATGATGAAAAGATTAAGCGACAAAGGCATATTTAAAGCATACCTCGTAACATAACCTTCAATAATTCCGGCACAAATGGTAAAAGGAACTGTACTTAAAAATATTTTGAATGAATTTTTAAATCCGTTTTTAAAAGAATTAAATCTTGAAAGTGTTTTAGGAAAAAGAATCGATGTTCCGAGAATCAAACCACACATTCCTTCTACCACCATACTGAAAATCTCAAACACACCATGCAGCCAGATTCCTCTTGCACTGTCTCCTAAAGCGCCATGCTGATAGAAAAAATATTGAAAAGTTCCTACCATGATAGAATTGTGCATAAGAAGATATAACGTTCCGAGTCCACCAAAAATGCCGTAGATATATAATTTCGCTCCAACAATAATATTGTTAAAAGTAATTCCTATGGTACTTCCCCAAGTTGAACCATCCTGATAAACACCTACTGCATTTCCGTTTTTGATATTTTCGATGGTCATATTCACGTATCCTTCACTTAAGATAAGATTTGCAAAATCATTGTCATATCTCGCCGAAAGAACACCAATGAGCATAAAAAATATAAAGAACAAAAATGAGTAGATTAAATATCTTCTGTTTTCGTAAACAATTAAAGGAACTTCTGTTTTAAAGAAATAAATCAGTCTGTTTTCTTCAACTCTTTTTGTTTTATAAATTTTCTGAAAAATCTGAGACGAAAGATGATTAAGATAAACCGTTGTATTACTTTTGGGGTAATAAGTCTGAGCAAAAGAAAGGTCGTTGACAAGGTTGATGTACAACGAAGACAGGTCATCAGGATTTTTTTTAATTTTCCCTTGAACAACCTGCTCAATTCCCAACCATTTTTCTTTATTTTGTTTAATGAAATAAACTTCTCTCATAATTGTAAGGCTAAAATAATAAAAATTATGTCTCAAATTGCGATAAATACCTCCCAAAATGTAAATATTAATTTTATCACCGCAAGTATCGGAGAACGAATGATAGCCTACATTATAGATACTCTCATCAAAGTGGCTTATCTTATAATAACGTTCTATTTATTTTTTAACGTTTTCAATTTAGGATATATTTTAGATGGTTTAGATTCCTGGTCTCAAAATGCTATTTATATTGTTCTCACTTTACCTGTTGCACTTTACCCACTAGTTTTGGAAAGCTTAATGGAAGGACAAACGCCCGGAAAAAAAGTAATGAAAATACGGGTGGTAAAAATTGATGGTTACCAAGCGAGTTTCGGAGATTATCTGATTCGTTGGGTTTTCAGATTAATTGATACAACTTTTGCGGGAGTTGTCGGTTTAATTTCTATGATTGTCTCTAAAAACAACCAGCGTTTAGGAGACATTGCTTCCGGAACAGCCGTAATCTCCCTTAAAAACAATATCAATATTTCTCATACGATTCTTGAAAATATCAACCACGATTACATCCCCACTTTTTCGCAGGTGATTGGATTAAGCGATAATGACATGAGAATTATTAAAGATAATTATTTAAAAGCTCTCAGGATTGACGACAGGCAGGTAATTACAAAGCTTTCAGACAAAATAAAAAACATTCTCAAACTAGAAGTCGACCCCACAAAAATGACCGAAAGACAGTTTATTGGAATTATCATTAAAGATTATAATTATTATACTGGAAAAGACAGTTAGTTAATTGTTAATTGTCAATTATTAATTGTCAATTAACAATTACTCTATTATTGCAAAAGAGACCAAATTCCGACACCAATACCTGCATAAACAGCAATTGTAATAATATCAGCAATAGGCTTTGAAAAGCGTTTTTCAGCAATTTTTTCGCTGTCGATTTGATTCTTATGAAATTTCAGAATTTTTTTATGGCTATTTGCCGAGTGTGCCACTAAGCTATCACCTTCCCAACGGTCAACTATTATCTTATAAGCCTTACCATCAACATCAATTCTAAAATTTTTATTCGGTACAAGTTTCTCCTGAACATTTATTGGAGCTGGCGCTTGAGGTGAACTCAGCTTTTGGGATTCAGCTTTTGTACTTTTCATTTCTAGTGGAGTAACATCAACGCTTGCTAGATTCTTTTTAGATTCTTTCTTGGTGTCGATTGTGTTATCCACAGGTTTTTTAACTTGGTAAGTATAGCAACTCACAAGAGAGAATAGTATAATGATAAGGTAAAATTTCTTTTGCATGAGTCAAATTTAAGAATTAAACGGAATATTCAGGATTTTCTTTTACAAGTTCTGTCTTTAAAAATTGATTCATAATAAATTTTGTGTGTTTTATTTTAATACAAGACAAAAAATCTAAAATTTCTTTTAACCGCAAAAGTATCAAAAGAAATGATTGAAAAAAGTAAAATTCAAAAGTTTACAAAATGCAAAACCTTCATTATTTTTTGTTTTGTAAGCTTTTGAATAACTTATCCAGCATAAAGTCTTTTGTTTCTTTTGCGGTTTAAAAAAATGTCATGTACTAAAGCAAAAAGATGAAGTGAAACAGATTGACAATTCACTTAAATCTATTTCTTAATAGACATCAAAATATTCACGGTGCAGTTTTTGTAGTTTTAAATTCAATTAAAATATAAACTATGAAATTCGTAAACAACAAATCTGGAAATGGCGGTGTAATAACACTCAACAACGAAATAAAAGAAGTAGGTAGAGTAACTTATACCATTTTCCCTGACGAAAATAGACTAATCATTTCTTTCGTACTGGTACATCCCGAATTTGAAGGTCGCGGAATGGGAAAATTCTTAGTAGAAGAAGCCATTAAATTTTCAAGAGAAAACAACTGGAAAGTTTATCCACATTGTTCTTACGCAAGAGCTGTAATGAGAAGGATGAATGATGTAGAAGACATTTTTTTACAGGATTAATACGTCATTGAGCAAAATATCTTCGATATCATCGGGATAATTAACCTGAAAATGAAGGTCTGATGCAACCCAGTTTGTAATTTCTTCTCTATCTAAAATTTTAGAATTTGGAATTCCCATTTTGTCTAAAGCACAGGCGTTACACTCTTGTTCGTACTGATTATGAATGGGAATTACAAACAGTTTTTTGTCCATAAAAAGTGCTTCTGCCGGAGTTTCAAATCCTGCATTGCATAAAATTCCATCACAGTTCTCGAAATATTTTAAATACTGAATTTCATCAATCGGAAAAATCTCAACATTTTTCACTTTTCTCTGAAGTTTACTGTGTTTAGAAAAAACTTTCCATTCTACAGGAACTTCACTTAAAATCTTAATGATATTTTCATCTGAAAAACTAGGAAGATAAACCACATAAAATCCTTTTTTATCAGGATTAAGATTTCTTATTTTTTTTCTGATAACGGGTTTTTTAATTTGCGGATGATAATTTTCAAAATGAAAACCTATTTTTCTTTCACTCGGAACATAATATTTTAAAATTAATTCTCCGAAAAAATCTTTTTTTGCAGGTTTTGGAGTTTCTTTAAAACTCATTGAAGCCTGATGACTCAGCTCAATCATATTGAGATTTTTTGTTTTGCAAGCCCATCCTGTCAATGGTTCATAATCATTGATGATTAAGTCGTATTTCGTTAAATCAATTTGTTTAATCGTTTTAAAAGCTTCAAGGAAGTTATTTTCTAAAAGGATTTTTTTATAGGAAATTCCGCCTGTTTTATTGTAAAGCAGAGAAATCCCTTTATGTTGAAAGTTAATCGGAAAATCGGCCTTTAATTGAGATTGATGCCCACTGATAAAAGTATCAACAGAAGCATATTTTTTAAGAATAGGAATAATTTCCTGCGCTCGTGCAACATGACCGTTGCCTGTTCCCTGAAACGCGTATAGAACTTTCATTTTTTAAGTAAATTGAGTTACAATTTTCAAAAGATCCGAATTGTTGATATCTTGAATTTCTTCTGTTTCATCATCTTTCAACAAATGCTTGTGTTCTTCATAATAAAAGATTTTCCATTCGTTATCATGATATTCCAAAGCTGAAAGATTTTCAATCCAATCTCCGGAATTTAAATAAGTACAGGAACCTTTTTTATTGACTACTTCGCGCATTTGAGGTTGATGAATATGACCACAAACTACATAATCATAACCGTTATCAATAGCAAGCTCAGAAGCTGTTAACTCAAAATCGCCAATATACTTTACTGCCTTTTTCACGTTATTTTTGATTTTCTTTGAAAACGAATATTTTTCTCTACCCATTTTTTCCAAAAACCAATTGACCATGTTATTGATGACAATGAGAAGGTCGTACCCTTTCCCTCCTAGTTTAGCAATCCACTTTGAATGTTGAACTGAGGCATCAAAGACATCTCCGTGAAAAATCCATGTTTTTTTATTATTGATATCAAGACAGAGTTTATTGCAGACCTTTAGCTTCCCCAATTCAAAATCGGTAAACTTTCTGAACATTTCATCGTGATTACCGGTAATATAATAGACATTTGTGTTTTTTGTAGCTAATGAAATAATCTTCTTGATTACTTTTAAATGAGGCTTAGGGAAGTAAGACTTTTTAAACTGCCAAATATCAATGATATCACCATTTAAAACTAACGTTTTCGGTTGAATAGAATTTAGATATCGTAGAAGTTCTTTGGCCTTACATCCGTAAGTTCCCAAATGTACATCCGAA
Encoded proteins:
- a CDS encoding GNAT family N-acetyltransferase; protein product: MKFVNNKSGNGGVITLNNEIKEVGRVTYTIFPDENRLIISFVLVHPEFEGRGMGKFLVEEAIKFSRENNWKVYPHCSYARAVMRRMNDVEDIFLQD
- a CDS encoding glycosyltransferase family protein gives rise to the protein MKVLYAFQGTGNGHVARAQEIIPILKKYASVDTFISGHQSQLKADFPINFQHKGISLLYNKTGGISYKKILLENNFLEAFKTIKQIDLTKYDLIINDYEPLTGWACKTKNLNMIELSHQASMSFKETPKPAKKDFFGELILKYYVPSERKIGFHFENYHPQIKKPVIRKKIRNLNPDKKGFYVVYLPSFSDENIIKILSEVPVEWKVFSKHSKLQRKVKNVEIFPIDEIQYLKYFENCDGILCNAGFETPAEALFMDKKLFVIPIHNQYEQECNACALDKMGIPNSKILDREEITNWVASDLHFQVNYPDDIEDILLNDVLIL
- a CDS encoding RDD family protein, coding for MSQIAINTSQNVNINFITASIGERMIAYIIDTLIKVAYLIITFYLFFNVFNLGYILDGLDSWSQNAIYIVLTLPVALYPLVLESLMEGQTPGKKVMKIRVVKIDGYQASFGDYLIRWVFRLIDTTFAGVVGLISMIVSKNNQRLGDIASGTAVISLKNNINISHTILENINHDYIPTFSQVIGLSDNDMRIIKDNYLKALRIDDRQVITKLSDKIKNILKLEVDPTKMTERQFIGIIIKDYNYYTGKDS
- a CDS encoding DUF4129 domain-containing protein — its product is MNKFLFFLLIFLNLATFKSQEYEDDDISEMYVEDSVETSHYKNMYVADSVLNANPQTENTVFPKKFKENLPSRYKGKEFDYTTSKPKESFFDKLKRKLARLLQSIFGDTSLETSSQITWVVIRLFAIILVGFLLYFIVKYIISTNGSLFFGKKNKKVEILEEELHENIHEINFPQSIAKFENSGDYRSAVRYQFLFILKKLSDKKLIIWNPEKTNKDYVAELKAAHLKNQFYDLSYIFDYVWYGEFSIDEQSYSKFKNQFQGFKP
- a CDS encoding DUF4013 domain-containing protein; translated protein: MMQFYKKRDFGTFISDSFTFFKLYGKNYFKNYILLNGLLLILMVTLFVFGYRELLMPIFGSNMSGESYYFESYFEENIGMFAVMGVITFLLFLIMMIVNYLFPVFYLKRLAEGELKIKTDDILGDFKKNAGKIGKLCLGMIFVVTPLSFIIMGISYAMILIVIGFFLILLIYPVLFNVITFLMYDYFNSKRGFFESLSYSIRSQFSYTNGREKSPFWKYWGSTVVISIILYVITTIFTAIPMIFFMLKITTTAPDANFEQNPFAGSFGVMMFVMYGISMLVSFFLSNMLYVNSGLMYYDSRRDFHQKVELEEIETIGINE
- a CDS encoding UDP-2,3-diacylglucosamine diphosphatase yields the protein MKRNVELVVISDVHLGTYGCKAKELLRYLNSIQPKTLVLNGDIIDIWQFKKSYFPKPHLKVIKKIISLATKNTNVYYITGNHDEMFRKFTDFELGKLKVCNKLCLDINNKKTWIFHGDVFDASVQHSKWIAKLGGKGYDLLIVINNMVNWFLEKMGREKYSFSKKIKNNVKKAVKYIGDFELTASELAIDNGYDYVVCGHIHQPQMREVVNKKGSCTYLNSGDWIENLSALEYHDNEWKIFYYEEHKHLLKDDETEEIQDINNSDLLKIVTQFT
- a CDS encoding stage II sporulation protein M; the encoded protein is MREVYFIKQNKEKWLGIEQVVQGKIKKNPDDLSSLYINLVNDLSFAQTYYPKSNTTVYLNHLSSQIFQKIYKTKRVEENRLIYFFKTEVPLIVYENRRYLIYSFLFFIFFMLIGVLSARYDNDFANLILSEGYVNMTIENIKNGNAVGVYQDGSTWGSTIGITFNNIIVGAKLYIYGIFGGLGTLYLLMHNSIMVGTFQYFFYQHGALGDSARGIWLHGVFEIFSMVVEGMCGLILGTSILFPKTLSRFNSFKNGFKNSFKIFLSTVPFTICAGIIEGYVTRYALNMPLSLNLFIIFGCLGIIGFYYFIYPHIVNRRVKNTINDAIL